A window from Prosthecobacter sp. encodes these proteins:
- a CDS encoding protein-S-isoprenylcysteine O-methyltransferase, translating into MEPFTAKLVYFLGYWLANFVIRAPHIKNHQRLKIRSDRKNRADTALFLTVGGGGFLVPLFYVFTPLLSFADYAIPLWVGVTGVVLLVAGDWVFWKSHRDLGGNWSPTLEIREDHRLVTEGIYRHVRHPMYSSLWLLVTAQAMILPNYVAGFSGLLPFAALYFLRVKTEERMMLEEFGSEYEQYCQRTGRLIPKLKSR; encoded by the coding sequence ATGGAACCGTTCACTGCCAAGCTCGTTTACTTCCTGGGATATTGGCTCGCCAATTTCGTCATCCGCGCGCCGCACATCAAGAATCATCAGCGGCTCAAGATTCGCTCGGACCGCAAGAACAGGGCTGACACCGCGCTGTTTTTGACGGTGGGCGGCGGCGGATTCCTGGTTCCGCTGTTTTATGTGTTCACGCCGCTGCTTTCCTTCGCCGACTACGCCATCCCGTTGTGGGTGGGCGTGACGGGCGTCGTCCTGCTGGTGGCTGGAGATTGGGTGTTCTGGAAGTCGCACCGGGATCTCGGTGGCAACTGGTCGCCAACGCTGGAGATTCGGGAAGATCACCGGCTGGTGACTGAGGGCATCTACCGGCACGTGCGACATCCGATGTATTCGTCGCTCTGGCTGCTGGTGACCGCGCAGGCGATGATCCTGCCGAACTATGTGGCGGGTTTCTCGGGCCTGCTGCCATTCGCGGCGCTCTATTTTCTGCGGGTGAAGACGGAGGAGCGGATGATGCTGGAGGAGTTTGGCAGCGAGTATGAACAGTATTGCCAGAGGACGGGCAGGCTGATCCCCAAATTGAAGTCACGCTGA
- a CDS encoding sigma-70 family RNA polymerase sigma factor, translating into MEADNATATSHDPNEGFLRLWTHHEPELRAFVRACLPRAAEVDEVMQDVSLAAWRKFSALTDHTQFPRWACLIARYEILLARRRHARDRLVLDEDIMEKLAEEGAEEMSVRHQQLNALDECVAKLPRERRELALAAYAPETSMKKLAAQLGRTEGSLYQWLARIRQELLRCVERTLAQEAHTS; encoded by the coding sequence ATGGAAGCCGACAATGCCACCGCAACATCGCACGACCCGAACGAGGGGTTTCTGCGGTTGTGGACGCATCATGAACCTGAGTTACGTGCGTTTGTGCGCGCTTGCCTGCCGCGTGCGGCGGAGGTGGATGAGGTGATGCAGGATGTGAGTCTGGCTGCATGGCGGAAATTTTCCGCGCTCACGGATCACACGCAGTTTCCGCGCTGGGCCTGTTTGATTGCCCGCTACGAGATTCTGTTGGCCCGCCGCCGCCATGCGCGCGACCGGCTGGTGCTGGATGAGGACATCATGGAGAAGCTCGCCGAGGAAGGCGCGGAGGAAATGTCGGTGCGCCATCAGCAGCTCAATGCCTTGGATGAATGCGTCGCGAAGCTTCCGCGCGAGCGCCGTGAACTGGCGCTGGCGGCCTATGCGCCGGAGACTTCGATGAAGAAACTCGCGGCGCAGTTGGGCCGCACGGAAGGCTCACTCTATCAATGGCTCGCCCGCATCCGGCAGGAACTGCTGCGGTGCGTCGAGCGCACCCTCGCGCAGGAGGCGCACACATCATGA
- a CDS encoding family 16 glycoside hydrolase, producing the protein MSPDEQPTIPTARPNSSHPSSSGMWQAPEVEELQAMLPQYEIIEILGRGGMGAVYKARQKSLKRLVAIKILPLGAADDEMQFIERFQNEAQTMAAMNHPAIVSVYDFGETPDGLLYFIMEFVDGTDVQKMIRASGKLSGDYALAITAHVCDALHYAHSRGVIHRDIKPANILIDQEGHVKVADFGLAKMHDPSQTSGLTRTNMAMGTPDYIAPEVLSPGTVVDHRADIYAVGVMLYQMLTGEVPRGMFKLPSKKGIDSDPRFDAIIGKAMETDREERYQSAMDVRRALDVILTTPQSKDDGSGVVSVQELPSRPAKPVARGPGQPGTGSRSVAAQPAGAHAKVVRAKKPASPWLTIGGIVAVIAIAAVIMSGMRGKSPATKSVTAQAASQPPGQSSSAKGRTMDLLALVDVKRDALVGEWTRTASTVSVARPTGASVLQLPYQVPEEYDFEMEFTPDDAGANVNQYLSAAGHSFAWKLNAHSRTPPLYGLDLLDGKFCSQFDEAAVRTSTAIEPGRRYRSTVEVRRDGLRALLDGKELLKWTGDFKRLSMEAIMRLRDEQHLGIGSWNRAVTFHKIEVREVTGTGKIEGSATVAATEALFDGRTFTGWKTTNDSAPEASWRVEAGTLLSSTKSVLRTIEELGDCELDFEWRVGAGGNGGVFYHVVGDPLAAPEMQLCDPAFSGNTPSGGLFAVVQPLTDASKPLGEWNTARLVISGSHREHWINGQKVCAYDASDAGFLATLGASKFAGKPQFGTGVRGALALQNNGGEVAYRNLRIQRR; encoded by the coding sequence ATGTCTCCCGACGAACAACCCACCATCCCGACCGCGCGGCCGAACAGCTCGCACCCATCGTCATCCGGCATGTGGCAGGCGCCGGAGGTGGAGGAATTGCAGGCCATGCTGCCGCAGTACGAGATCATCGAGATTCTCGGTCGTGGCGGCATGGGCGCGGTGTACAAGGCGCGGCAGAAGTCGCTGAAGCGGCTGGTGGCGATCAAGATCCTGCCGCTGGGCGCGGCGGATGATGAGATGCAGTTCATCGAGCGCTTCCAGAACGAGGCGCAGACGATGGCGGCGATGAACCACCCAGCCATCGTGAGCGTGTATGACTTTGGCGAGACGCCGGACGGCCTGCTCTACTTCATCATGGAGTTCGTCGATGGCACGGACGTGCAGAAGATGATCCGCGCCAGCGGGAAACTCTCCGGTGACTATGCGCTGGCCATCACCGCGCACGTTTGCGATGCCCTGCACTACGCGCATTCGCGTGGCGTCATCCACCGCGACATCAAACCCGCGAACATCCTCATCGATCAGGAAGGACACGTCAAAGTGGCGGACTTCGGCCTGGCGAAGATGCATGATCCCTCGCAGACCAGCGGCCTCACGCGCACGAACATGGCGATGGGCACGCCCGATTACATCGCGCCCGAGGTGCTCTCGCCCGGTACGGTGGTGGATCATCGCGCGGACATTTATGCAGTGGGCGTGATGCTCTATCAGATGCTCACCGGCGAGGTGCCGCGCGGCATGTTCAAGCTGCCCTCCAAGAAAGGCATCGACAGTGATCCGCGCTTTGACGCGATCATTGGCAAGGCGATGGAGACCGATCGCGAGGAGCGCTACCAGAGCGCGATGGATGTGCGCCGCGCGCTTGATGTGATCCTGACAACGCCACAATCAAAGGACGACGGGTCAGGCGTGGTGTCGGTGCAGGAGCTTCCGTCCCGCCCTGCGAAGCCGGTGGCCAGAGGGCCTGGACAACCGGGCACAGGGAGCCGCTCGGTGGCGGCGCAGCCAGCCGGTGCTCACGCCAAAGTCGTGCGTGCAAAGAAACCCGCCAGTCCGTGGCTCACCATTGGCGGCATCGTCGCGGTGATCGCCATCGCGGCAGTGATCATGTCGGGGATGCGTGGCAAATCGCCCGCTACGAAAAGTGTGACCGCGCAGGCGGCATCCCAACCACCGGGCCAGTCATCTTCCGCCAAAGGCCGCACCATGGATCTCCTCGCGCTGGTGGATGTAAAGCGCGACGCACTCGTGGGTGAATGGACGCGCACCGCCAGCACGGTCTCGGTCGCGCGCCCGACGGGCGCGTCAGTGCTGCAACTGCCCTATCAAGTGCCGGAGGAATACGACTTCGAGATGGAATTCACGCCCGACGATGCCGGAGCGAACGTGAACCAGTATCTCTCCGCAGCCGGGCACTCGTTTGCCTGGAAACTCAATGCCCACAGCCGGACTCCGCCGCTTTACGGTCTCGATCTGCTCGATGGCAAGTTCTGCAGCCAGTTCGACGAGGCCGCCGTTCGAACCAGCACCGCCATCGAGCCCGGCCGCCGTTACCGCTCGACCGTTGAAGTGCGGCGCGACGGCCTGCGCGCTTTGCTGGATGGCAAAGAGCTGCTGAAATGGACCGGCGACTTCAAGCGCCTGAGCATGGAGGCCATCATGCGTCTGCGCGACGAGCAGCATCTCGGCATTGGCTCGTGGAATCGCGCCGTCACCTTCCACAAGATCGAGGTGCGCGAAGTCACCGGCACGGGAAAGATCGAAGGCAGCGCAACGGTCGCCGCGACAGAAGCTCTGTTCGACGGCCGCACTTTCACCGGATGGAAGACCACCAACGACTCCGCGCCCGAGGCGAGCTGGCGCGTGGAGGCGGGCACGCTGCTGAGTTCCACCAAGTCCGTGCTGCGCACCATCGAGGAACTGGGCGACTGCGAACTCGACTTCGAATGGCGTGTCGGAGCGGGTGGGAATGGTGGTGTCTTTTATCATGTGGTCGGTGATCCCCTGGCCGCACCCGAAATGCAACTGTGCGACCCGGCATTTTCTGGAAATACCCCCTCAGGAGGTCTCTTCGCCGTGGTGCAGCCACTGACAGATGCCTCCAAGCCACTCGGCGAATGGAACACGGCACGCCTCGTGATCAGCGGTTCACACCGCGAGCACTGGATCAACGGCCAGAAAGTCTGCGCCTACGACGCATCTGACGCCGGCTTCCTCGCCACGCTGGGCGCATCCAAGTTTGCCGGCAAGCCGCAGTTTGGCACGGGCGTCCGTGGTGCGCTCGCGCTGCAAAACAACGGCGGCGAAGTCGCCTACCGCAATCTGCGCATCCAGAGGCGCTGA
- a CDS encoding PQQ-binding-like beta-propeller repeat protein, translating into MKTLSLLLLGLIGATFASADDWPQWRGAQRDGVWRETGIVERIPDAGLAVKWQVKVGNGYSAPSVAQGRVFITDRVFDPELERVLCLDEATGKQLWMHSYSVDYKDMEYSNGPRAAPTVQDGKVYTLGTRGHLFCLDAATGAVVWSKVLEKDFNAPVPTYGVSAAPLVVGDLLIVCAGGAPEASVVALDRKTGELRWKALPDRVAYSAPIVIKAGGCEQLIVWTADSITSFDAPSGKVHWQVEWKATFSPAQMVATPVWHNDLLFCMGAWGRGSKMLKLDATKPAASVLWETRKDPTTTHTTPLFQNDGHIYAILGDGSLACLDPATGNKVWSTQEPTGKRMGNAHLVRNGDRVFLFNHSGHLILARLTPKGYEERGRCLLVEPTAGYRAQGALTWAHPAYANKCVFARNDRELVCVSLAADQNAAIAAAQPSVKSRTPAGFSTGCVTVAFSSDGKALAAGGSWAEGTKAIELATGKALPAPPPLKDFLCSVTYSPDGRWLVAAGGSEFTPARNGGKTTGQIKLFDIAAGKEHGELKGHTDKVFTAAFAPDSKTLATGAADNTVRLWDIATMKERLVLQGHTGAVMSVAFSPDGKTLASSSADHTVKLWDTSNGKQLATLKGHEDEVRAVAFAPDGKTLATGSTDKTVRLWDAATQKERAELRGHRGSINGLAFSPDGKTLATGSSDETIKLWDVANAKEQATLRGHRSSVTAIAFSLDARTLASAGMDDAVRLWDLTRDK; encoded by the coding sequence ATGAAGACACTCTCACTGCTCTTGCTCGGTCTGATTGGTGCAACGTTTGCCAGCGCGGATGACTGGCCGCAGTGGCGGGGGGCGCAACGTGATGGGGTGTGGCGGGAGACGGGAATCGTGGAGCGCATTCCTGACGCTGGGCTTGCAGTGAAGTGGCAGGTGAAGGTGGGCAATGGCTACTCCGCGCCGAGCGTTGCGCAGGGGCGCGTGTTCATCACGGATCGGGTGTTTGATCCTGAACTGGAGCGCGTGCTCTGCTTGGATGAAGCGACGGGAAAGCAGCTCTGGATGCACAGCTACAGCGTCGATTACAAGGACATGGAATATAGCAACGGTCCGCGTGCCGCGCCGACGGTGCAGGATGGCAAGGTCTATACGCTGGGCACTCGCGGGCATCTGTTTTGTCTCGATGCGGCAACGGGCGCGGTGGTGTGGAGCAAGGTGCTGGAGAAGGATTTCAACGCGCCAGTTCCGACTTATGGCGTGAGCGCCGCGCCGTTGGTGGTGGGCGATCTGCTCATCGTGTGCGCGGGCGGTGCGCCGGAGGCGAGCGTAGTGGCGCTGGATCGCAAGACGGGCGAGCTGCGCTGGAAGGCGCTGCCGGATCGCGTGGCTTACAGCGCGCCCATCGTGATCAAAGCAGGCGGCTGCGAGCAGCTCATCGTGTGGACGGCGGACTCGATCACGAGCTTCGATGCACCGAGCGGCAAGGTTCACTGGCAGGTGGAATGGAAGGCGACGTTTTCTCCCGCGCAGATGGTCGCGACGCCCGTGTGGCACAACGACCTGCTGTTCTGCATGGGCGCGTGGGGTCGCGGCTCGAAGATGCTCAAGCTCGATGCAACGAAGCCTGCGGCATCGGTGCTGTGGGAGACGCGAAAAGATCCCACCACCACCCATACGACGCCGTTGTTCCAGAACGACGGACACATTTACGCGATCCTCGGCGACGGCAGCCTGGCGTGTCTCGATCCGGCGACTGGCAACAAAGTGTGGTCCACGCAGGAGCCGACGGGCAAACGCATGGGCAACGCGCATCTGGTGCGCAACGGTGATCGTGTTTTTCTCTTCAATCACAGCGGTCATCTCATTCTCGCGCGGCTCACGCCGAAGGGCTACGAGGAACGCGGGCGATGTCTGCTCGTGGAGCCGACCGCCGGTTATCGAGCGCAGGGAGCGCTGACGTGGGCGCATCCGGCATACGCGAACAAGTGTGTCTTCGCGCGCAATGATCGCGAACTGGTGTGCGTGTCGCTCGCCGCCGATCAAAACGCAGCGATTGCGGCAGCGCAGCCGTCCGTGAAGTCGCGCACGCCAGCGGGCTTCTCCACCGGTTGTGTGACGGTTGCGTTTTCATCGGATGGCAAAGCACTCGCTGCGGGCGGCAGTTGGGCCGAGGGCACCAAGGCCATCGAACTCGCGACGGGAAAGGCATTGCCCGCACCGCCGCCGCTCAAGGATTTCCTCTGCTCCGTCACTTACTCACCCGATGGCAGATGGCTCGTCGCCGCAGGCGGCAGCGAATTCACTCCCGCGCGCAACGGCGGCAAGACCACCGGCCAGATCAAGCTTTTCGACATCGCTGCTGGCAAAGAACACGGCGAACTCAAAGGCCACACGGACAAGGTCTTCACCGCCGCGTTCGCGCCTGACAGCAAGACCCTCGCGACCGGTGCTGCCGACAACACCGTGCGGCTCTGGGACATCGCGACGATGAAGGAGCGCCTTGTTTTGCAAGGCCACACCGGAGCTGTGATGTCCGTCGCGTTTTCACCCGATGGCAAGACGCTGGCATCCTCGAGCGCGGATCACACGGTGAAGCTGTGGGACACATCAAACGGCAAACAGCTCGCCACGCTCAAAGGCCACGAAGACGAAGTCCGCGCCGTCGCCTTCGCGCCCGATGGCAAAACCCTCGCCACCGGCAGCACCGACAAAACCGTGCGCTTGTGGGATGCGGCCACGCAAAAAGAACGCGCCGAGCTGCGAGGTCATCGCGGCAGCATCAACGGCCTCGCCTTCTCACCCGATGGCAAGACCCTGGCCACCGGCAGCTCTGACGAAACCATCAAGCTCTGGGATGTCGCCAACGCGAAGGAACAAGCAACTCTGCGCGGCCATCGCAGCAGCGTCACCGCCATCGCCTTCTCGCTTGATGCACGCACGCTCGCCAGCGCCGGCATGGATGATGCCGTGCGGCTTTGGGATCTGACTCGGGACAAATAG
- a CDS encoding carbon-nitrogen hydrolase family protein: MDTIFTRRLFCIDAWPCHRISRFVAVWLGVALLPGAAVAQSVKEKADAAASSGRTIRAAAISFVPVKFDLAGNADRLEKAFRAAREGGAKIAVAPEGVLEGYVVNEIIAGKAKPEAMKDVAVTMDDPVIRRFQLLARELEMCLVFGFAERIADEVFNCAVFIDDAGRICGKHHKMQLAEGSHPDWWFNRLGEHSRAFDTPYGRCGIVICNERWNPQLARILALDGARFLLIPSYGSKSKSQDDAVLLLGRENGVPVVEANVGVTLLVNDGRITVVDRNDEGITFGDIVIPPAVAAKPDERNCVEREFFLWREQEMKVRYEKTVDQGG, translated from the coding sequence ATGGACACGATCTTCACCCGGCGGCTGTTTTGCATCGACGCGTGGCCGTGCCACCGTATCAGCCGGTTCGTCGCCGTGTGGCTCGGTGTTGCTTTGCTGCCAGGCGCAGCGGTGGCGCAGTCCGTGAAGGAGAAGGCCGATGCCGCCGCATCATCAGGCCGGACGATCCGGGCCGCTGCCATCTCGTTTGTGCCGGTGAAGTTTGACCTCGCGGGAAATGCAGACCGTTTGGAGAAGGCCTTCCGGGCGGCCCGTGAGGGCGGCGCGAAGATTGCCGTGGCACCGGAAGGCGTGCTGGAGGGCTATGTGGTGAATGAGATCATCGCAGGCAAGGCGAAGCCGGAGGCGATGAAGGACGTGGCGGTGACGATGGATGATCCGGTCATCCGCCGGTTTCAATTGCTGGCGCGCGAGTTGGAGATGTGCCTGGTGTTCGGCTTCGCGGAGCGCATTGCGGACGAGGTTTTCAATTGCGCGGTGTTCATCGATGACGCGGGACGTATCTGCGGGAAACATCACAAGATGCAGCTCGCCGAAGGCAGCCATCCGGACTGGTGGTTCAACCGGCTGGGAGAGCACAGCCGTGCGTTCGACACGCCCTATGGCCGCTGCGGCATCGTCATCTGCAACGAACGCTGGAACCCGCAACTAGCCCGCATCCTCGCGCTCGATGGCGCGCGCTTCCTGTTGATCCCCTCCTACGGCTCCAAATCAAAATCGCAGGATGACGCGGTGCTGCTGCTGGGCCGCGAGAACGGCGTCCCTGTGGTGGAGGCGAACGTGGGCGTGACGCTGCTCGTCAACGACGGCCGCATCACCGTCGTGGATCGCAATGATGAAGGCATCACCTTCGGCGACATCGTGATTCCTCCCGCCGTGGCGGCCAAACCCGACGAGCGAAACTGCGTGGAGCGCGAATTTTTCCTCTGGCGCGAGCAGGAGATGAAGGTGCGGTATGAGAAGACCGTGGACCAAGGCGGGTGA
- a CDS encoding VOC family protein yields the protein MSPILQNHYVLAVHDARKSADFYVQMLGFRVAAEPPGWIFVEKDHCMIMLGECPNDMPPGELGCHNYFAYLVVADADSYYHDLKAKGADVLTEIEDKPWMMREFALRTSDGHRLMIGHRLPKQ from the coding sequence ATGTCACCGATTCTGCAAAACCATTACGTCCTCGCGGTTCACGATGCGCGCAAGTCGGCGGATTTCTATGTGCAGATGCTCGGCTTTCGCGTGGCTGCCGAACCGCCGGGCTGGATCTTCGTCGAGAAGGACCATTGCATGATCATGCTGGGTGAGTGCCCGAACGACATGCCTCCAGGCGAACTGGGCTGCCACAACTACTTCGCCTATCTCGTGGTGGCCGACGCCGACAGCTACTACCACGATCTCAAAGCCAAAGGCGCCGATGTTCTCACCGAAATTGAGGACAAGCCCTGGATGATGCGTGAGTTCGCTCTACGAACCTCAGACGGCCATCGCCTCATGATCGGGCATCGCTTGCCCAAGCAATGA
- a CDS encoding PQQ-binding-like beta-propeller repeat protein: MNTHTPLRLLITCCLTLSALAADWPQWRGPNRDGCSTETGLLKQWPDGGPKVVWQVDSVGVGYSSVAIKGDRIFTQGDLDGVEHIMCLNAKDGSTIWAVQPEPVKQALADKLAELKATMDRDSDGTVDEVEALTRLRSDYYTYEKPADGDVQAIATARADRMFKKLDKDADGILSAGEAGVVLRDMLGKMDAPTPGTDPAAMAQQRTEVLMKAADKDADGKLSAAERRGTAIDNWPKRVDSDKDDIFSREEIEAHVKRVEPGYDGAVSRVEAIAFFSTKQPGGDGILSDIELRGYYGGYRNNQGDGPRGTPALDGDKLYTEGGNGDVTCLDAATGKTLWNVNLVTDLGGGRPGWGYSESPLLYNDWVIVTPGGKQGTVAALDKNTGKVVWRSTDVVEGAQYSSPIIATLGGVKQIVQFTNKTVFGIDASNGKFLWNYSNASNGTANCTTPVAFSDHVFASSAYGTGGGLVKISPSEAGQKADEVYFENKMANHHGGIVRVGDFMYGFGNGGLICMDFLTGKIAWTDRSVGKGSLTYADGMLYLLGESHQMALAEATPEAYREHGRFNLEKFGRPSWAHPVVAGGRLYIRNQHRLTCHDIKAQ, encoded by the coding sequence ATGAACACACACACGCCCCTCCGCCTTCTCATCACCTGCTGCCTCACACTCTCCGCGCTCGCCGCCGACTGGCCGCAGTGGCGTGGACCGAACCGCGACGGCTGCAGCACCGAGACCGGGCTGCTCAAGCAATGGCCCGACGGCGGGCCGAAGGTCGTCTGGCAGGTGGACTCCGTCGGTGTCGGCTATTCATCGGTCGCCATCAAGGGCGACCGCATCTTCACACAGGGCGATCTCGACGGCGTCGAGCACATCATGTGCCTCAACGCGAAGGACGGCTCCACCATTTGGGCCGTGCAGCCTGAACCGGTCAAGCAAGCACTCGCCGACAAGCTGGCGGAGCTGAAAGCGACGATGGACCGTGACAGCGACGGCACGGTGGACGAGGTCGAGGCGCTGACGCGGCTCAGGTCGGACTACTACACCTATGAAAAGCCGGCCGACGGCGACGTGCAGGCGATTGCGACGGCGCGCGCAGATCGCATGTTCAAGAAGCTCGACAAGGATGCCGACGGCATTCTCAGCGCCGGCGAAGCGGGTGTGGTGTTGCGCGACATGCTCGGCAAGATGGATGCACCCACGCCCGGCACCGACCCGGCCGCGATGGCGCAGCAGCGCACGGAGGTGTTGATGAAGGCCGCCGACAAGGATGCCGATGGCAAGCTCAGCGCCGCCGAACGGCGCGGCACGGCAATCGACAACTGGCCCAAGCGCGTGGACAGCGACAAGGACGACATATTTTCGCGTGAAGAAATCGAAGCCCACGTGAAGAGGGTCGAACCGGGCTACGACGGTGCGGTATCGCGCGTGGAAGCCATCGCCTTCTTCTCCACCAAACAACCCGGCGGTGACGGCATTCTCAGCGACATCGAACTGCGCGGTTACTACGGCGGTTATCGCAACAACCAGGGCGACGGCCCGCGCGGCACACCCGCGCTCGACGGCGACAAGCTCTATACTGAAGGCGGCAATGGGGACGTGACCTGCCTCGACGCCGCGACCGGCAAGACGCTGTGGAACGTCAATCTTGTCACCGACCTCGGCGGTGGCCGGCCCGGCTGGGGCTACAGCGAATCGCCGCTCCTCTACAATGACTGGGTCATCGTCACGCCCGGTGGCAAACAAGGCACCGTCGCCGCGCTCGACAAAAACACCGGCAAAGTGGTGTGGCGTTCGACCGACGTTGTTGAAGGCGCGCAATATTCCTCGCCCATCATCGCCACGCTCGGTGGCGTGAAGCAGATCGTGCAGTTCACCAACAAGACTGTCTTCGGCATTGACGCCAGCAACGGTAAATTTTTGTGGAACTACAGCAACGCCAGCAACGGCACCGCCAACTGCACCACGCCTGTCGCGTTCAGCGATCACGTCTTCGCCTCCAGCGCCTACGGCACCGGCGGCGGGCTGGTGAAAATTTCGCCGAGCGAAGCGGGGCAGAAGGCCGACGAAGTTTACTTCGAGAACAAGATGGCCAACCACCACGGCGGCATCGTGCGCGTGGGCGACTTCATGTATGGCTTCGGCAACGGCGGGCTGATCTGCATGGATTTCCTCACCGGCAAGATCGCGTGGACCGACCGCAGCGTCGGCAAAGGCTCGCTCACTTACGCCGACGGCATGCTCTACCTGCTCGGCGAAAGTCACCAGATGGCGCTGGCCGAAGCGACGCCCGAAGCCTATCGCGAGCACGGGCGTTTCAATCTCGAAAAGTTCGGCCGCCCAAGCTGGGCGCACCCGGTGGTCGCCGGCGGCCGGCTTTACATCCGCAACCAGCACCGGCTGACGTGCCATGACATCAAGGCGCAATAG
- a CDS encoding sulfatase-like hydrolase/transferase, with translation MSLCVLCGRASGAEAKLPNIVFILADDLGWGDLSCHGSTFIKTPNIDGLAREGTDFHQFNTTSPVCSPSRAGFMTGQFPARFGILTAIGGINKNEEARQVDWLDPKAVMLPRLLKGAGYVTGHVGKWHLCTAQAREAPLPAAYGVDEFAFHSKVNPAIETVIPSHEDCDEAVKFLRRHSADRFYLNVWIHETHLAHHPSPESLEANQHLDERQRIYAAVATDADRGVGKLLAALKELGLEQNTIVIFSSDNGPENSHATMKEMGGGYGGFYSIGETGGKKGRKRSLHEGGVSTPFIVRWPGQVPAGRVDKTTSLSATDLLPTLCAAVGVKLPADYQPDGENMFAAWQGKEVKRTKPIFWNWTGTVRPQECWPRWAVRDGDWKLLTDDAERRELYHIADDRGEATNVAMEHPGLVTKLSAQLDAWKASLPKEPPAEFIANRRKAGGDEGKPKKD, from the coding sequence ATGTCCCTGTGTGTTTTGTGCGGTCGGGCGTCGGGTGCCGAAGCGAAACTGCCCAACATCGTTTTCATTCTCGCCGACGACCTCGGCTGGGGCGACCTCTCATGTCACGGCAGCACGTTCATCAAGACGCCGAACATTGACGGGCTGGCGCGCGAAGGGACAGACTTTCATCAGTTCAACACGACCAGTCCGGTGTGCTCGCCGAGCCGCGCGGGTTTCATGACGGGACAATTTCCCGCGCGCTTCGGCATCCTCACCGCCATCGGCGGGATCAACAAGAACGAGGAAGCCCGCCAGGTGGACTGGCTCGATCCGAAGGCCGTGATGCTGCCGCGCCTGCTCAAGGGTGCGGGCTACGTCACCGGTCATGTGGGCAAGTGGCATCTCTGCACCGCCCAGGCGCGCGAGGCACCCCTGCCAGCGGCGTATGGCGTGGATGAGTTCGCATTTCACAGCAAGGTGAACCCCGCAATCGAAACGGTGATCCCATCGCACGAGGACTGCGACGAGGCGGTGAAATTTCTGCGCCGTCATAGCGCGGATCGCTTCTATCTGAACGTGTGGATTCACGAGACGCACCTCGCGCATCATCCGTCGCCCGAATCGCTGGAGGCGAACCAGCATCTCGACGAACGCCAGCGCATCTACGCCGCCGTCGCGACTGATGCGGATCGCGGCGTGGGCAAGCTGCTCGCAGCGCTGAAGGAACTCGGACTCGAACAGAACACCATCGTCATCTTCTCCAGCGACAACGGCCCCGAGAACAGCCACGCGACCATGAAGGAGATGGGCGGCGGCTACGGCGGCTTTTATTCCATCGGCGAGACCGGTGGCAAAAAAGGCCGCAAGCGCAGCCTGCACGAAGGCGGTGTGAGCACGCCCTTTATCGTCCGCTGGCCCGGCCAGGTGCCTGCGGGACGCGTGGACAAAACCACGTCACTTAGCGCGACAGACCTGCTGCCGACCTTGTGTGCGGCCGTGGGCGTGAAATTGCCCGCCGATTATCAGCCGGATGGCGAGAACATGTTCGCCGCGTGGCAGGGCAAGGAGGTCAAACGCACCAAGCCCATCTTCTGGAACTGGACCGGGACCGTTCGCCCGCAGGAATGCTGGCCGCGCTGGGCCGTGCGTGACGGCGATTGGAAACTGCTCACCGACGATGCGGAACGCCGCGAACTGTATCACATCGCCGACGACCGGGGCGAAGCAACCAACGTGGCAATGGAGCATCCCGGCCTCGTGACAAAACTCAGCGCCCAACTCGATGCCTGGAAAGCCTCGCTGCCGAAAGAGCCGCCGGCGGAGTTCATCGCCAACCGCCGCAAGGCAGGCGGAGACGAAGGCAAGCCGAAGAAGGATTGA